Proteins found in one Methylobacterium sp. CB376 genomic segment:
- a CDS encoding lipid kinase — protein MAGPDRLRRALLVVNAKARNGQLDLGAVRAELRRGGIEAVTPPSPDRDCRDLIREASDAIDLVILGGGDGTLNAAAQALAERRLPFGILPLGTANDLARSLDLPLDPVEAARVIATVPSRAIDLGCVNGHYFFNVASVGFSADLAGALTADLKRRFGTLGYALAAFRLLRRARPFTVRIEHDGVTETVRTIQVSVGNGRHYGGGMTVEEHASVDDGLLNFYSLEVEHWWRLLLLLPALRRGTQGKAADVRAFQTTEVVLHTRKPRPVNTDGEITTRTPAHIRVVPGCVRIHAPPPVRRPRASLIP, from the coding sequence ATGGCCGGCCCTGATCGCCTGCGCCGGGCGCTCCTCGTGGTGAACGCCAAGGCGCGCAACGGCCAGCTCGACCTCGGGGCGGTCAGGGCGGAGCTGAGGCGCGGCGGGATCGAGGCGGTGACGCCGCCCTCCCCCGATCGCGACTGCCGCGACCTCATCCGCGAGGCGTCCGACGCGATCGACCTCGTCATCCTGGGCGGGGGCGACGGCACGCTCAACGCGGCCGCGCAGGCCCTGGCGGAGCGCCGCCTTCCCTTCGGGATCCTGCCGCTGGGCACCGCGAACGACCTCGCGCGCAGCCTCGACCTGCCCCTCGATCCGGTCGAGGCGGCGCGGGTGATCGCGACCGTGCCGTCGCGGGCCATCGACCTCGGCTGCGTCAACGGCCACTACTTCTTCAACGTCGCGAGCGTCGGCTTCTCGGCCGATCTCGCGGGCGCGCTCACCGCCGACCTGAAGCGGCGCTTCGGCACCCTCGGCTACGCGCTCGCGGCCTTCCGGCTGCTGCGCCGGGCGCGGCCCTTCACCGTGCGCATCGAGCACGACGGAGTCACCGAGACCGTGCGCACCATCCAGGTCTCGGTCGGCAACGGCCGGCATTACGGCGGCGGGATGACCGTCGAGGAGCATGCCAGCGTCGATGACGGGCTGCTCAACTTCTACAGCCTGGAGGTCGAGCATTGGTGGCGGCTCCTGCTGCTGCTGCCGGCCCTGCGGCGCGGCACGCAGGGGAAGGCCGCGGACGTGCGCGCCTTCCAGACCACCGAGGTGGTCCTGCACACGCGCAAGCCCCGTCCGGTGAACACCGACGGCGAGATCACCACCCGGACGCCGGCGCATATCCGCGTCGTGCCGGGATGCGTGCGGATCCACGCCCCACCGCCGGTGCGGCGGCCGCGCGCCTC
- a CDS encoding thermonuclease family protein, with protein sequence MTSREKVQALIRAEIDRQRPVEVARRTLELLAESSVRAIDAAPGYRIVGRDGAPRMRRGEGAEVPLTLADLFDELRRQHPSLFLAGPAAPPPMAVAAPPPAEAAPVASPLPEMPRMPAAVSRDWIRLTPEEGEAGPAPSAPSAEPAPAPTPAPTPAPTPASGPASPRPAPFWRRGAARLGNWVAARARARAERRGAARLPAPAPPAPAGEGLKPAVARPTMQVRRRRGRGPLYAALGLLLAAGAGAWLYSGGDSAPSPPAGGAPSSNAARRTTTEAKIAANARREPGETGTLVPGEGAAPKPTSSLAGVAEVVDTATLRLGGRTLRLFGVETAKGAQPEDLATYLAGRPVACQASAGGASYLCSVDGHDLSEVVLYNGGGRATAEATSDLLEAERHARTEKLGIWRK encoded by the coding sequence ATGACGTCGCGTGAGAAGGTGCAGGCCTTGATCCGGGCCGAGATCGATCGGCAACGGCCCGTCGAGGTGGCCCGGCGCACGCTCGAACTCCTGGCCGAATCCTCGGTCCGCGCGATCGACGCGGCGCCCGGCTACCGGATCGTGGGCCGGGACGGCGCGCCGCGCATGCGGCGCGGGGAGGGGGCGGAGGTCCCGCTCACCCTGGCGGACCTGTTCGACGAATTGCGCCGCCAGCATCCCTCGCTGTTCCTGGCCGGGCCGGCCGCGCCACCGCCGATGGCCGTTGCGGCGCCCCCGCCGGCCGAGGCCGCGCCGGTCGCGTCGCCGCTCCCCGAGATGCCGCGCATGCCGGCGGCGGTCAGCCGCGACTGGATCAGGCTCACCCCGGAAGAGGGCGAGGCGGGACCGGCGCCGTCCGCCCCCTCCGCCGAGCCGGCCCCGGCCCCAACTCCGGCCCCAACTCCGGCCCCAACTCCGGCCTCTGGGCCGGCGTCGCCGCGTCCCGCCCCATTCTGGCGCCGGGGCGCCGCGCGCCTGGGGAATTGGGTGGCGGCGCGGGCCCGCGCCCGGGCGGAGCGCCGAGGCGCGGCCCGCCTTCCCGCCCCGGCGCCGCCCGCGCCGGCGGGCGAGGGGCTCAAGCCCGCGGTCGCCCGCCCGACCATGCAGGTGCGCCGCCGGCGCGGGCGCGGGCCGCTCTACGCTGCCCTCGGCCTTCTCCTCGCGGCCGGCGCCGGCGCGTGGCTCTATTCCGGCGGGGATTCCGCGCCCTCGCCGCCGGCGGGCGGCGCGCCCTCCTCGAACGCGGCCCGGCGCACCACCACGGAGGCGAAGATCGCCGCCAATGCGCGCCGGGAGCCCGGCGAGACCGGCACGCTGGTTCCGGGGGAGGGCGCCGCCCCGAAGCCGACGTCGTCCCTCGCCGGGGTGGCCGAGGTCGTCGACACCGCGACCCTGCGGCTCGGCGGCCGGACGCTGCGCCTGTTCGGCGTCGAGACCGCGAAGGGGGCGCAGCCCGAGGACCTCGCCACCTATCTCGCCGGGCGGCCGGTGGCCTGCCAGGCATCGGCGGGCGGGGCGAGCTATCTCTGCAGCGTGGACGGGCACGACCTGTCGGAGGTGGTGCTCTACAATGGCGGCGGGCGCGCCACTGCCGAGGCGACCTCCGACCTCCTCGAGGCCGAGCGCCACGCGCGCACCGAGAAGCTCGGCATCTGGCGCAAGTAG
- a CDS encoding Zn-dependent hydrolase → MPQAIDTDAFLRDLHALRAIGRFKTGVHRPTYSPEDMEARRWLADRLTECGLDATIDGLGTVLGRHPGPGPHLLVGSHIESQNEAGWLDGALGVVAGLALARAGLPVDVCAFADEEGHFDVGFLGSRAALGEVSEAEIDGARNRTDGTPLRAALERAGLAGRPRLRLDPARYRGFLELHIEQGTQLERAGLHLGIVTGIVAIWQYRIVVEGRQDHAGGTTMAERRDAGLTAVRLLAAIDAAFPRVCGEASTWTTGRIALDPGAPSIIPGRAEVLFQFRDVSTAVLERMEAELRALIRESNRRERCAVELVTVSRAVPAACDPGLMRALSEAAEEVCPGGWRTMPSGAGHDAQNMARAMPAAMLFVPSIGGISHHWAEDTAESDLVLGLRALDGAARRIMQGAP, encoded by the coding sequence ATGCCGCAGGCCATCGACACCGACGCTTTCCTGCGCGACCTGCACGCGCTGCGCGCCATCGGCCGGTTCAAGACCGGCGTCCATCGCCCGACCTACTCGCCCGAGGACATGGAGGCGCGGCGCTGGCTCGCCGACCGGCTGACCGAGTGCGGCCTCGATGCCACGATCGACGGGCTCGGCACCGTGCTCGGCCGCCATCCCGGGCCGGGGCCGCACCTCCTGGTCGGCAGCCACATCGAGAGCCAGAACGAGGCCGGCTGGCTCGACGGGGCGCTCGGCGTCGTGGCCGGGCTCGCCCTCGCCCGGGCGGGGCTCCCGGTCGATGTCTGCGCCTTCGCGGACGAGGAGGGCCATTTCGACGTCGGTTTCCTCGGCAGCCGCGCGGCGCTCGGCGAGGTGAGCGAGGCCGAGATCGACGGCGCCCGCAACCGCACCGACGGCACGCCCCTGCGGGCGGCGCTGGAGCGGGCCGGCCTCGCCGGGCGGCCGCGCCTGCGCCTCGATCCGGCCCGCTACCGCGGCTTCCTGGAGCTGCACATCGAGCAGGGCACGCAGCTCGAGAGGGCCGGCCTTCATCTCGGCATCGTCACCGGGATCGTGGCGATCTGGCAGTACCGGATCGTCGTCGAGGGCCGGCAGGACCACGCGGGCGGCACCACCATGGCCGAGCGCCGCGACGCGGGGCTCACCGCCGTGCGCCTGCTCGCGGCCATCGACGCCGCCTTCCCGCGCGTCTGCGGCGAGGCCAGCACCTGGACCACCGGGCGCATCGCCCTCGATCCGGGGGCGCCCAGCATCATCCCGGGGCGGGCGGAGGTGCTGTTCCAGTTCCGCGACGTCTCGACCGCGGTGCTGGAGCGGATGGAGGCGGAGCTGCGGGCGCTGATCCGCGAGAGCAACCGGCGCGAGCGCTGCGCGGTCGAACTGGTGACGGTCTCCCGCGCGGTCCCGGCCGCCTGCGATCCGGGCCTGATGCGGGCCCTCTCGGAGGCGGCGGAGGAGGTCTGCCCGGGCGGCTGGCGGACGATGCCGTCCGGGGCCGGGCACGACGCGCAGAACATGGCCCGGGCGATGCCGGCCGCGATGCTGTTCGTGCCCTCGATCGGGGGGATCAGCCATCACTGGGCCGAGGACACCGCCGAGTCGGACCTGGTGCTCGGCCTGCGCGCGCTCGACGGGGCGGCGCGGCGGATCATGCAGGGCGCGCCGTGA
- a CDS encoding gamma-glutamyltransferase family protein: MRDFSQPGRSPVYAANAAVATSHPLSTLAAIEVLREGGNAVDAAIAAVAVQGVVDPLMTGIGGDCFALYLPKGAERPIALNGSGRSPAAAEDSWYLERGLTIEPTSPHAVTIPGAVAAWDWLVQRHGTRSLGDLLRPAITCAEEGYPVQSRVAWDWARNRERVAADPASAAAYLIDGAAPAAGAIMRHPALARTLRRIAAEGPRGFYEGPVADDMVATLRARGGLHSLDDFAGTAPEEVVPVTTRYRGYDVYECPPSGQGLAVLMMLNVLSGFEVGALPDVDRVHLFAEACKQAYHHRDALFADPVAARVPVSHLLSEAWRASARGAIDMARAQAPILWPEVAHADTVYLCVVDRDGNAISLINSIFQGFGSGILAPESGVLLHNRGFSFRVEPGHPNTIAPRKRPLHTIIPGMLMREGRAVAPFGVMGGHYQAMGHVELLTGLIDRGLDVQEALDVPRSFAYGGGLELEAGFSEASAAALAARGHAITRVAVPLGGGQAIWIDHARGVLCAGSDPRKDGSALGY; encoded by the coding sequence ATGAGGGACTTCTCGCAGCCCGGGCGCTCGCCCGTCTACGCCGCCAACGCCGCGGTGGCGACCTCGCATCCGCTCTCGACGCTGGCGGCGATCGAGGTGCTGCGCGAGGGCGGCAACGCGGTCGACGCGGCGATCGCGGCGGTGGCGGTGCAGGGGGTGGTGGACCCGCTGATGACCGGGATCGGCGGCGACTGCTTCGCCCTCTACCTGCCGAAGGGCGCCGAGCGTCCGATCGCGCTCAACGGCTCGGGGCGCAGCCCCGCCGCGGCGGAGGATTCCTGGTACCTGGAACGCGGCCTCACCATCGAGCCGACCTCCCCGCATGCCGTGACGATTCCGGGCGCGGTCGCGGCCTGGGACTGGCTGGTGCAGCGTCACGGGACGCGCTCCCTCGGCGACCTCCTGCGGCCGGCGATTACCTGCGCGGAGGAGGGTTACCCGGTCCAGTCGCGGGTGGCCTGGGACTGGGCGCGCAACCGCGAGCGCGTCGCCGCCGATCCCGCTTCGGCCGCCGCCTACCTGATCGACGGCGCCGCCCCGGCGGCGGGGGCGATCATGCGGCATCCGGCGCTCGCCCGCACGCTCCGGCGCATCGCGGCGGAGGGGCCGCGCGGCTTCTACGAGGGGCCGGTGGCGGACGACATGGTGGCGACCCTGCGCGCGCGGGGCGGGCTCCACAGCCTCGACGACTTCGCCGGGACCGCGCCCGAGGAGGTCGTGCCGGTGACCACCCGTTACCGCGGCTACGACGTCTACGAATGTCCGCCGAGCGGGCAGGGCCTGGCCGTGCTGATGATGCTGAACGTGCTCTCGGGCTTCGAGGTCGGCGCGCTGCCGGACGTCGATCGGGTCCACCTCTTCGCCGAGGCCTGCAAGCAGGCCTATCACCACCGCGACGCACTCTTCGCCGATCCGGTGGCGGCGCGGGTGCCCGTCTCGCACCTGCTCTCGGAGGCGTGGCGGGCGAGCGCCCGCGGCGCGATCGACATGGCGCGGGCGCAGGCGCCGATCCTGTGGCCGGAGGTGGCCCACGCGGACACGGTCTACCTCTGCGTGGTGGACCGGGACGGCAACGCGATCTCGCTGATCAACTCGATCTTTCAGGGGTTCGGCAGCGGGATCCTGGCGCCGGAGAGCGGTGTGCTGCTGCACAATCGCGGCTTCTCGTTCCGGGTCGAGCCCGGGCACCCGAACACCATCGCTCCGCGCAAGCGCCCGCTCCACACCATCATCCCGGGGATGCTGATGCGCGAGGGCAGGGCGGTGGCGCCCTTCGGCGTGATGGGCGGCCACTACCAGGCAATGGGCCATGTCGAGCTGCTGACCGGCCTGATCGACCGCGGGCTCGACGTCCAGGAGGCGCTCGACGTGCCGCGCAGCTTCGCCTACGGGGGCGGGCTCGAACTGGAAGCGGGGTTCTCCGAGGCGAGTGCGGCGGCCCTCGCCGCGC